In the genome of Candidatus Phytoplasma solani, the window CATTTTTTCCCTCCTATTTTGATGGTTATTGTTATTAGAGAGTTTTTAGTAACTGGTATTCGTTTATTATCTTCTAACAATGAAGTTGTTGTTGAAGCTTCTTTTTGGGGAAAAATCAAAACAGGTTCTACTTTTTTAGCTATTTTTTGTCTTTTTTTTGGTTTATATTTGCCTTATTTTCCTAAGGTGGAAAATCAATATGTTCACAACTTATTTATCCATATAAATCGCATTGGAGATGTTTTTTTATTTTTAGCCGTTTTTTTAACTATTACCTCAGGGATTGATTATTTTTTCAAAAATTATCAAATTATTGTTAAAAATTTTTCACCTAAATAAATTTAAAATTTATGAATTTTGGAACTAATTGCTTTATTTTTGATTTGATTTTTTGATAACTAACAAAATAAAAAAATTACCAACATCTAAAAATAATTGATTATCAATTTGTAAAAGCAATAAAAACTCTTAAAAAATTTAATTGAATGTTTTTTTCTTTTTCAAAATTATTATTAACGTTTAATTTTTGTATGTTAAAATTTATCAATAAAGTAATAATTTTTTGCAACATTTATGATTATTTTTTATGCTGAATTTTTATATTTTTTAAGTATAAGTATATATAATGTTTTTTTAAAAAAACATTGAAAACTATTGAAACAATTTTAAAAGTAAATATGATATTTATTATCAAAAACATCACAAATACAATTAAAAATCAAAAAAATCAAAGGAAAAAAGAGAAAATATGCAAAATTCATCAAATAAAAATACTTTAGAAGAAACTATTAAGGAAATTGAAAAAAAATTTGGTAAAGGCAGCATCATGAAACTCAATGATAAAGGAATTAAAGGGATTGAAGTGATTTCAACTGGTTCTTTATTGCTTGATATTGCTTTAGGTGTTGGAGGTTATGCTAAAGGTCGCATTATTGAACTTTTTGGTCCTGAAAGTTCTGGAAAAACAACTTTAGCCTTACATGCTATTGCAGAGGCTCAAAAAGCTGGTGGTAACGTTGCTTTCATTGATGCTGAACACGCCTTAGATCCTACTTATGCTAAAGCTATTGGGGTTGATATTAATAAGTTTTATTTATCGCAACCTAATTCAGGTGAACAAGCTTTAGATATCGCTTTAAAATTAATTTCGAGTGGTAATATTAGTTTATTGGTTATTGATTCTGTGGCAGCTTTGGTGCCTGAAGCGGAACTTGCAGGTGATATGGGAAGTAATTATATCGGTTTGCAAGCAAGAATGATGGGACAAGCAATGCGCAAACAATCAGGGATTATTTCCAAAACAAATACAATTGTAATTTATATTAATCAGTTAAGAGAAAAAACAGGAGTTATTTTTGGCAATCCTGAAGTTACTCCTGGAGGCAAAGCTTTAAAATTTTTTTCTTCTATCAGACTAGATATTCGCAAAACTGAAATCATTAAGGAAAATGGTGAAATGATTGGCATTCGTTCAAAAATCAAAATTCTTAAATCTAAATTAGCTCCTCCACTCCAAACAGCTGTAGTTGATATTGTTTATGGCAAAGGAATTTCTAAAGTAGGAGAAGTTTTAGAAATGGCGTCACAATTAAATTTAATTCAAAAAAATGGTTCTTGGTATAGTTATAAAGGTGAAAAAATTGGTCAGGGCAACGAAAATGCTAAAAAATATCTCGTTAATAATATCAAAATTTATCATTATTTGTTAAATGAAATTAAAAAACAATATCATATGAAAGATTAAATTTAAAAGTTAAAATATAGTTGTTTTTTTGATTTTTTATTAAATTAGTTTTTACTTTCTTTTAATATTTTATTATTACAAAAATAAAAAACTATTATTTAATGATTATGTTTTATGTTTTTTTGTATTTTTTATCTTTTTTCAAATTTTCATTCATAATAAGAACAATTATAAGTATTTCTTGGAGAAATCAACACTTGTTTTATCTTTTTTTGCTCTTTTTGGTTAGTTAAAACTTAACTTTTTTCAAATTTATACTTTCTTATAAAGAAAAACTCTTCATTTTAATTTAATCCAAAGTGATGGTAGCAAAAAATGATTTTAATGATTAAAAAATTCTTTCTTCTAATGTTTTCTTTTATTTTTAGTTGTTTTTTTATTTTTATGCTTTGGCGGTTAAAAAATAATGAATTTTTTTGCATAAAAAATAAAAAAGATTCTGTAATCTCATTTCATAATAATCCTTTATCTTCTTTAGTTGTCAAAAATACTTCTAATAGTAACAATAGAATTCAAAATAATGTCATTAATTCCACTGTTAAATTTGATCAAGTATCGGGGATGGAAACAGAAAAAGAATTATTAAAACGTTTTATTGGTTTTTTAAAAGAACCTCAAAAATATGAACAAAATGGCGCTTCTATCCCTAAAGGAATTTTATTTTATGGTCCTCCAGGAACCGGAAAAACTTTATTAGCTCAAGCTTTTGCAGGTGAGGCGGAACTCCCTTTGGTATTCTTTTGTTGGTACTGATTTTTTGCAAAAAATTCATGGTGATGGTGCTCAAAAAATTAAAGATTTATTTAATGAAGCTGGTAATAAAGACAAAAATACAAAAGGAAGTATTATCTTTATAGATGAAATTGATGCTTTTGGAGTAGCAAGAAATGAATTTAATCAGAAAGCAAAAGAAATTTTAACAACCCTTTTAACTGAACTAGATGGTATTAAAACTAAACAAAATATTCAAGAAGCAAAACCTCCTATTATTATCATTGCTGCCACTAATAGATTCGATGTTCTTGATGAAGCTTTGGTACGTCCCGGTAGATTTGATTATTTAGTTAAAGTGGATTTACCTGATTTTCAAACTCGTTACGATATTTTAAAATCATATGCCAAAAATAAACAATTTGATTCAACAATAGATTTTAAACAATTGGCACAAGAAACCCCAGGTGTTAGTGCTGCTCATTTAAAAGCAATTATTAATGAAGCTGTAATTTTGAATATCAATGAAAACACTAATAGCTATCATCTAATTGACATGAATACCATTGTTAAAGCTAAAGATAATGTTTTATTAGGTTTTGCTCAAAAAAATCATAAATATGATCAAAAAGACAAAGAAATCATTACTACTTATCAAGCTGCTAAAACGATTATCAGTCAAATTAAAAAGACTCATTTTCTTAGTTCTATTTCTTTATTGCCGCGTTTAAGTGATAATTTTTTATTTTTATCGCTTCAACCAAATTCCTCTTATTGGACATTTCAAAATGAGTTATTTCAAAGAATTATAGTTATTTTATCAGGCAAAGCAGCGGAAGAAGTTATTTTGGGAAAACTAATTAATCAAACTTGTTCTGATTTTAAAGAGGCTTTAGAACAAGCCCAAGAGTTAACTAACTTTTTTTCATATAAAACAATCTCAAATAAAGATAAAGAGGAACTTCAAAAAGAAATTTTACAAAGATGTTACAGCGATGCTAAATCTTTAGTAAAAATAAATCAAAATTTAATTAAAAATTTAGCAAAAAAGTTACAAACTAAGGATTTTTTTTCAGTTGCTGAAATAAAAACTTTTTT includes:
- the pgsA gene encoding CDP-diacylglycerol--glycerol-3-phosphate 3-phosphatidyltransferase; the encoded protein is MKKIFESRFFVFPLFANLLTIFRILLIFVLVPLMCFDDYDWVFVLTFQIIFVAAVITDYLDGYIARKYKQQTVFGKFFDPIADKLLVIIALFYLCQFRFCSKSKPDDFIIPKHFFPPILMVIVIREFLVTGIRLLSSNNEVVVEASFWGKIKTGSTFLAIFCLFFGLYLPYFPKVENQYVHNLFIHINRIGDVFLFLAVFLTITSGIDYFFKNYQIIVKNFSPK
- a CDS encoding AAA family ATPase; this encodes MRRNSLWYSFVGTDFLQKIHGDGAQKIKDLFNEAGNKDKNTKGSIIFIDEIDAFGVARNEFNQKAKEILTTLLTELDGIKTKQNIQEAKPPIIIIAATNRFDVLDEALVRPGRFDYLVKVDLPDFQTRYDILKSYAKNKQFDSTIDFKQLAQETPGVSAAHLKAIINEAVILNINENTNSYHLIDMNTIVKAKDNVLLGFAQKNHKYDQKDKEIITTYQAAKTIISQIKKTHFLSSISLLPRLSDNFLFLSLQPNSSYWTFQNELFQRIIVILSGKAAEEVILGKLINQTCSDFKEALEQAQELTNFFSYKTISNKDKEELQKEILQRCYSDAKSLVKINQNLIKNLAKKLQTKDFFSVAEIKTFLNENKFQEDISTERNNQPKLLFYFAFSFILVLFFLLLLIIIIRIIFWFLDIKIFALLFANKYLLFLALNILSLIIVSIIIVFSWQSYLPFLPLFHQEGKNLTINELFFKIDQYEIKKMTYTTKNSWLEGFYQLVSIMDKNGDIFYFKLKPLFQNTFEQKFSNLKVKDFEVIEEIYFDYFNFFFKLIVFLSSLVFLLYGCLNIKRIRQQLKKPKENSFPYCSENHK
- a CDS encoding AAA family ATPase yields the protein MLWRLKNNEFFCIKNKKDSVISFHNNPLSSLVVKNTSNSNNRIQNNVINSTVKFDQVSGMETEKELLKRFIGFLKEPQKYEQNGASIPKGILFYGPPGTGKTLLAQAFAGEAELPLVFFCWY
- the recA gene encoding recombinase RecA, whose amino-acid sequence is MQNSSNKNTLEETIKEIEKKFGKGSIMKLNDKGIKGIEVISTGSLLLDIALGVGGYAKGRIIELFGPESSGKTTLALHAIAEAQKAGGNVAFIDAEHALDPTYAKAIGVDINKFYLSQPNSGEQALDIALKLISSGNISLLVIDSVAALVPEAELAGDMGSNYIGLQARMMGQAMRKQSGIISKTNTIVIYINQLREKTGVIFGNPEVTPGGKALKFFSSIRLDIRKTEIIKENGEMIGIRSKIKILKSKLAPPLQTAVVDIVYGKGISKVGEVLEMASQLNLIQKNGSWYSYKGEKIGQGNENAKKYLVNNIKIYHYLLNEIKKQYHMKD